tgcatgtcaacgtcttgcatactcataaagtccaaaatacatgtaattcaaaaaagccctttaaaaaaatatcctcactgttctgttataataaccagtgaggatATTTttaagggcttattttgaattattttggactttatgggtatgcaagacgttgttgacatgcattagaaatattttcaagaaaattattaaatcaactcatgtagcttattcggaaggggggggggggtcctgaacccaagcacctgtggatgatcttagaatctcatcaaaaccggagcagacggtgtgacgtcaaaattattgatttttgtggtcttgaatacaaaagagttacacatcatggcagcctctatagatcgcgggaatttcaatttttgacgttttcaaagtACTGAAGCTTGTCTAGGcaaatatatcaacataatTGTATGACATAtctttatcatgtaaaacttatacggtaccaattttgatgcaccagatgcgcatttcgacaaataatgtctcttcagtgatgctcaaccgaaatgtttgaaatccgaaataacaatgaagttttagagctattatagccaaaaacagcgtgctaaaaaaagtggagtcaaattcgtctaaggataagagctatgcatgagggagataatccttaattttgaaatgaatttctaattttataacagcaattaaatatacatccgtattttcaagctagtaacgaagtactatatatgattaatcctaacatttatcatgtaaaaatcttttgggttgcctcccctttaaaataaaagacaatACTAAACTAAATTCACCAACGACACGAACGATTAAGTCAAATTTTCGGTGCGACCTGTCCCTTCCTTATTTTTACGTTAAAAATGTACCAAAAGCTAGCAATAAATATACAAACGTATACTCATtgcaaattacatgtttattgttttgggcTTGCTTATCATTATGATTTTCTAAACGAACTATTTGTCTAGTGGGGTGATCCACGAAGCGTGAAGTGATAATGGGTGACGTAATTGATCACGTCATTTTTATCACTATGCACATTGTGACTGATCTGATTAGCACCGCCCAAATAATCAAAACTTCCACGCAGTCTCGATGCAGTTTAATGCTAGCAATTTGCAGCTATTATCGGAAGGGGGTCTGATCACGCAGTGATAGACAGCAGGCAGTACTATAATgcttgttacatgtatattctaatgTCATGTGATAGATAGCAGGCAGTACTATAATACCTGTTATATTCTAATATCATGTTTGCTGTGACTCTCCGCACTTCTTCCTTCAATTATTACAGGTGAAAATGAACACTCATTACAAGAAAGGTCGCTCACAAAGCCTGCCTAATTGGAATGGCGACCGGGATGACAAGTTACACTACAGACTGACCATCATGGGCGCCGCCGGAGTCGGCAAGAGCTGTATCATCTCACAGTTCCTCTACGACCGCTTTATTAGTGAGTACAAAGAAACTGTGGAGGAATTCCACCGCGGGGAATACACCGTGGACGGTCGAGAATTGATCCTTGACATTTTAGACACCGCGGGTGCACATTCATTTCCGGCCATGCGCAGACTGGCCATCTCAACAAGTGACGCTTTTGTTTTGGTGTATTCTATTGACGATGAGTCCTCGTTTCAAGGAGTGAAATATTTGCGAGACATTATTTTAGCAGAGCGAAAAGGAGAAAATGCACCAATAGTAGTCGTGGGTAATAAATCTGACATTTCTGAAGAAAAGAGAGCCATTATGCGCGAAACAGCGGAGTCTATCGTGTGCTTTGACTGGGGCAACGGTTACATTGAAGCTTCAGCAAAAGCGAACGTTAACGTTGTTggaattttcaaagaaattcttCGACAAGCGCATGTTGAGTTGAATATTACTCAAAAAATTCCACAGAGAAAGCGCTTTGGTTCTACGTCATCCGAGGGATCCGACCTCTCGAGCAGTAATTCACCAACAAGGAAGAGAAACAGCTGCGTCATTTCgtagaatgatgaaatttatcTTGCACTTTGTGAAATGTTGTAtatgactgtatatatatttctatattaaaacatgaaaatatatattgtcaCTGATCGTTGCACTCCGTTCATGCAGGAAAAAAACCTAGGACAATTCATTGTCAGGTTCATCGTACCTCTAATCAATAGCGTTCATTATAGTATGCGAATCctttataaaacttttaaatgatcTGCCGTAATAGATCACATGTACTAAATCCAAAACTCTAGTAAGAATGTGCTCTATGCAGTTATATTGTGTGCTTCATACCTCCCTAAATAACTCtatattaattttcttggtaGTACATTACAGTTGTTTATAGAAAGTATCGTTAAACACAGACGCGACAGGCGGTAAAAAACGATAAGCATGCATCTAAATCTGTGGTACTTCAaatacagctggtgacgtttcaatatgGTTGAGAAATATTCGAAGGTACAATGTACGTACAGCaaacaatcaaacaaacaaGGTTTGTGAAACTAACGCAAACTGTTGACGGGGCTAAGAAAACCATTTCCACAAGTCATATAGTTATTGTATTTTTCATttcgggggggtgggggggggtgttgtgttattattttcaatattcagGATAGTCAGATGCATGCAAAATGTATG
This genomic window from Ostrea edulis chromosome 4, xbOstEdul1.1, whole genome shotgun sequence contains:
- the LOC125669880 gene encoding ras-related protein Rap-2a-like — protein: MNTHYKKGRSQSLPNWNGDRDDKLHYRLTIMGAAGVGKSCIISQFLYDRFISEYKETVEEFHRGEYTVDGRELILDILDTAGAHSFPAMRRLAISTSDAFVLVYSIDDESSFQGVKYLRDIILAERKGENAPIVVVGNKSDISEEKRAIMRETAESIVCFDWGNGYIEASAKANVNVVGIFKEILRQAHVELNITQKIPQRKRFGSTSSEGSDLSSSNSPTRKRNSCVIS